The Rhinolophus sinicus isolate RSC01 linkage group LG07, ASM3656204v1, whole genome shotgun sequence genomic interval TCTACTGGTGGGTAACTCCGCgtgcggtccctttaagaggagcgcctgggagtgcAGATGCACTGTCTCAGtcataatctccactggttttcacaaccaaaaattatggggacttctctccccagcactggaaccctgggctggggtgggactgGGAACTCTCACTTACCTAGGAGATGGGGGGACCCCACAGtcaaaatatccctcccaatctttaatcgTCACACAGGGATGTGGGACCAGactgttccacgtctctgcccttcctaccagtctggaagtagcttcttctgcatgtccacAGTTTAaagacttcagttcagcttgatttttacgcaattctcaataatggttgttttgtagattagttgtaattttgatgtggttgtgagagaaggtaaacacagcgtcTACCTTCTGCGCCGTCTTGGTTGTCTCcaattgttgttttttgttgtttgtttttttttttttttttttgaggtttccACAGTGATttattgttcattgtttttataatgttttcataAAGATAATTCTCATATTTAAAGATCCGCAAACATTGAAAAGGCATCATCAGGCATTATCACTTTAAATAACTGGCATTTTACTATCACTAAAATTCTTGTTACTTTCCTTTAAATAACACTGATGAACCAATGGCAGCAATTTCCCTTCTTCGTGAAGCCTGTGAGTGTCAGTTGCACCTCCAATAAAAGTTCCATTGACAAATATTCTTGGCACATTCTTTCACCAGTCATTCTGTAAAGAGCGTCTTGGAACTGGCTTCCGTATTCAACCGTGTCCAGTTCCACCACTTTGCAGTTAACATTGATGTCATGGAAAAGCTTTTTTGCCATTGTGTAGTAAGAACAAGATGTTTTCAAGAAAATCACCACACAATTATCAGAAATTGTTTCTCGGATCTGATTCACAGGAGGAGTTACTGGCTTTCCCAAAGATGATGACATGCTGTTCCCCATCCCGAAGGGTGCCCTGCCAAGCCGGCCTACCGAGACGCTCCCGCTCTGGGTCCTGCCCCGGGTGAGATGTGTCCCCACCAGCGCCACGTGGCACCAGTACCTGGTCTGACCAGTTGtttttgaatgtcaaaaaaaaaaaaggacattcaGACAGTGGGGAATGAAACAATGGCCACCAGACTCTGTGTCTGCACCTTTTTGATCAGAGGCCATTACCAGCCAGGACACATTCAATATTTGGAGGACAAGGTCTTTATTGCCCATCCTGGCTCCAGAAAGTCACACCGGAAATGTGGGTTCTCAACCTCCTAATTGCCTGTCACAGAGCTGGGGGGAGGGACATGGATAGCTGCTACCACACCAAAGGCTTACACTGACAAATATTAACCTTAATTACCCGACAAGGTTTCCCCTGAAagctttaaatgttaaaatagatTCTACGGTTCCAAAATAGTCAATGCAGACAGTTTCTGCCAATATAATTGTTGTCTAAGTGGAGACACAGATTCCTGGTCCTTCTCACTCTGCCGTCTTCCCTGACATTACTCTTGAGTGGTTTTctttaatgtgattttttaaaattgtatactaaaatatgtcaacatttaCAAGTCTGCATAACCTAGTGAATCAATTTTTCCAAATGATCAATATACGGCTTTACAAAAGCATGCATAAGCAAAGATCCATTCAAAGTATGAGATAGTCCAATGTATGAGTATGAAAAATTCATTGAGTATAAAAACGTCATTGATATGATTTCAGATTCTACATTgcaactaacttttaaaaaactaccaCCTGTTTGGTTCTGGTATAATATCAAAGCCGAATACctacaattatctgaaaagcCGCAAAATACTCCTCCCTCCCCTGGATGTTATTCCTCTAtctcaacaaaaacaacaaattataaaaagattGAATGCAGAAGTAGATACGAGAATCCAGTTATCTTACACTAAGCCAAACATTGaataaatttatagtatttttaattattaacacTCTATTCAAGaaatatgctttgaaaaatatatatttcactaaaaaactgtatttcataaaaatataacattttataaatgttatttatgttaacatataatggtttattattgttatttttaaatgagtatttaaattttttcagtttcacTGTTTAATTCAGTAAATTATATAACTcccataaacaaaagctctttgagatcttcaataatttttaaaagtataaagggGTCCttagaccaaaaagtttgagaaccatttaACTAAATCATATCACTTTTGCTGCTCAAAATTCATTACCTACAGAATAAGCCCAATTGTCCTAGCACAATATTCAAGGGCCTAATCAAACcctgacttatttttattttctttttttagtttcaggtgtacaaaacattaataattagacatttacacccctcacaaagtgataaccccgaCAAGTCCACTACCCATCTGCTGTTGCACAAAGCTATCACAACACATCACGGACTACACTCCCTACGCTGTACTTTCCATCCCGTTACTGACTTTTTACAAAAATCATTTCTGATATTCTCATATCTTAGGCTCCATATACATGTAACTTATTTGCCTTGTGCTACACCATCatgcattttttatatttctggtaACTTTGCTATTTCCTCCATCATAAACCCTCTACCTTCTTATTTCCCACTTTGGCCTATTGATATGTTACTCATCCATCAAGGTCAATATTACTTGTCCAAGCCCAGTGAAGTTTCTCATGACACCCCCAGTTGGGATGAATCTTCTTGCCTTCCTCATAATAACTGTTTTGAACATATGTACACTATAATTATATCTCAATCAGAAATACCTCTTCCACTAGACTGTAATCTCAGGCAAGGCATAAAATACATCTCTTACATCTTAATTAACCATTCCACCAAACACAGAGCTTTTcatatagtaggtattcaaaaaATGTTCTGTAGAAACATGAATTGAAGTTTAACCTGCCTATGAGTTAGCAGTGCTGTACTTAATCACCAAACCGCAGGAAAAACTCCTTTTCCCTACGTGGTCAattattttccatgtaaatttcCTAGGCTAATATCACTTTGCTAACCACGCAAAACCAGTTGAAATTTATTTGCCAGGAATCTCTTGGTAAAGGATAAGCCTGCTTTGAAATGTTTCCATAAGATTAGAACCATTTAAACCAAATAATCAGTGCATATTCATGCCTCCAACATAAACCAGGGGAAAATTAGAAACATTAAGTTATACAGAGTAGTTCTATACTCAATACCATCTGTTCACACAAGATTACATAACGGCATCCACATGGGGAAGGCAGTTTCAGTCATGTGGCCATTTACTGAGTACCGACTATGCCAGGCACTAAAGTTCTGTCATCCGTGAATTTACTTTCTGAAGAAGAcacatacaaaaatttaaataatgcatgtaaaacatttagcagAGAGCCTAGAGCATTACTGAAAGAATGTGGTATTAGCTAGCATTAAATAATCTCACCCCGATAACTATACCATCACTGACACACTTACCACAAAGAAccacaaaaataaagaactttcaaCAGAAGGGGCAGTGAGAGGTAAAGAATTCCCTGCAATGCGATTGAAGCCAAAGTCATCTGCTAAGAAATACAGGGTACAGATAGGACTCGGGAGCATCCCTCCTGTGAGGAAGTCAATTAGAGATTAGAGAAAAAATTATGGATGacaaaatatcagaaatgaagaactcCTTGAATGGGCTTATCAGCAGACTGGAtgcagctgaggaaagaatcagtaaacttTACTATAGGTCAATcaaaattatcagaaaaagaggagaaaaaaagatcagATTATCCAAGAGCacttatttcccttcctttggttcctttttattattttcattgttctataatttgctaacatattaattttaaatatttccaaatatctaATTAATAACTGTTTTCAACAAacttaaaatcaagaacaaagcAGTGTTTTACAAGTACGGTACCTGCCAGAGGATGTTCTTGGCCTGTGATCTCTGGAATCCATTACCCAGCCTACATGACACTCTACAGGGGGATTTGTGCTatgtcttgtttttctctttcttggactCTAAAAGGAAAGAAGTTCAACATTGCAATCACTTCCAGTAGTGTGAACCTCACAAGTAAAGTAAAACCCTCTGACTGTAAACcaactcaaatattttcttactgtgGATGACACATTATGAAATCATATGAAGTCATAAAACTCAAACATATCACATACAAGCTACAAAACTTACAAACAGGGCCTGTGGCTAGGTTTCAACACAAAGATGAAAGGAACTACAACTTACTGAAATTCTTCATTACACCTCCTAATCATCTTTAATTACACTACCCAATTGTAAAGAAGTTATTCTTTAACCTGAGAAAACATCACGATggtaaaacatcatttttaaatgaattcttacaatttaaaatatacattttttaaagtggcaGAAACTAAAAAGTCTCATTTTGTAATGTTAAAGGGTACAAAACGAAGGCTTTATATTCCTGGTTGTTCTGTGTACCTTAACATCAATGGCTTTTGGTTCTTTGACAACAGGATAAAATCTTGGTGTTTTGTTTGGATCTTGTAATCTGGGCGTTCGAGGTGTTTTGGGTATCCTTGGAGGATAAATTCTAGGAGATTCTGGAACTGCTGTTGGCAATGAACAGGCCATTGTTGCCGAAGAtgtttctgaaaaacaaacaatttctGAATTAATTCATCAGTaaaatctgcaaaataaaaagttgttaaAAGTGTCTAGATGCTAGGAAAATATGTTACTTAGAAAAGATAATTCTGAAACTCTAGTTTCAAAGGATTTTTTCAttagaaacatttcaaatatataaaaacgaataaaaaataacaaacacttGTCTACACATCACCTAGACTTACTGAATTTTAATTCTGCTGTTAtctgtttgactttttaaaaagaaacataggtTTGAAGCCC includes:
- the LOC109456619 gene encoding LOW QUALITY PROTEIN: glutaredoxin-2, mitochondrial (The sequence of the model RefSeq protein was modified relative to this genomic sequence to represent the inferred CDS: inserted 1 base in 1 codon), with amino-acid sequence MGNSMSSSLGKPVTPPVNQIRETISDNCVVIFLKTSCSYYTMAKKLFHDINVNCKVVELDTVEYGSQFQDALYRMTGERXVPRIFVNGTFIGGATDTHRLHEEGKLLPLVHQCYLKESNKNFSDSKMPVI